A single region of the Mercenaria mercenaria strain notata chromosome 6, MADL_Memer_1, whole genome shotgun sequence genome encodes:
- the LOC123548662 gene encoding uncharacterized protein LOC123548662 isoform X3, with protein sequence MDWKKPMWCHYNAGVREAMTNFWAEHSKEASLVEMMLDTNAEELTVHELPEILSYLPSFEGKDVVELGAGIGRFTTELAVKAKSVVAVDFMEKFIEKNRETNSKYSNIDFKCADVTKLNLDSNSCDLVFSNWLMMYLEEEEVQSLMKRELLWLREGGYIFARESCFEQSGNKKRSNNPTKYRDPALYMAMFTMLTIPTENEDEVFGFELVLSKPVSSYIKMKNNENQVIWLLQKCRRKAGNDGHGYATFQDFLDNQQYSTNGVLRYEKIFGRTFVSTGGLDTTKEFVAQLDLKPGQIVLDVGCGIGGSAFYMVKEFGVQVVAIDLSANMINIGIERAKEVGASEDEVQFEIADATKREYKPESFDVIYSRDTILHIPDKLALFKQFYRWLKVGGKVFISDYCCSDGEHSEHFKAYVKQRGYNLLSPRRYGEVLEAAGFSNVRAQDRTDLFVQSLEKELVVAEGVKKEFLQEFSQEDFDYIINGWKDKLGRTKDQRWGVFYGEKH encoded by the exons ATGGACTGGAAAAAACCCATGTGGTGTCATTATAATGCAG GAGTACGAGAGGCTATGACAAATTTTTGGGCTGAACATTCAAAAGAAGCTTCACTGGTAGAAATGATGTTGGACACAAATGCTGAGGAACTTACAGTGCATGAGTTACCGGAAATACTCTCATACCTGCCGTCATTTGAGGGCAAAGATGTTGTAGAATTAGGAGCTGGTATAGG ACGTTTTACAACAGAACTTGCTGTGAAAGCTAAGAGTGTAGTAGCAGTAGATTTTATGGAAAAATTCATCGAGAAGAACCGAGAAACAAATTCTAAATATTCCAACATCGACTTCAAATGTGCAGATGTTACAAAGCTTAATCTTGACAGCAACAG CTGTGATTTAGTATTTTCTAACTGGTTGATGATGTACCTAGAGGAGGAAGAAGTCCAAAGTCTCATGAAGCGGGAGTTGCTATGGTTACGAGAGGGAGGGTACATTTTTGCTAGAGAATCGTGTTTCGAACAGTCAG GTAACAAGAAGCGGTCAAACAATCCAACTAAGTATCGGGATCCAGCATTGTATATGGCCATGTTTACAATGCTCACAATACCTACAGAAAATGAAGATGAAGTTTTTGGTTTTGAACTTGTGCTTTCAAAACCAGTCAGTTCATATATAAAG aTGAAGAACAATGAGAATCAGGTGATTTGGTTGTTACAGAAGTGTAGACGGAAAGCGGGAAATGACGGCCACGGTTATGCTACATTCCAGGACTTCCTTGACAACCAGCAGTACTCAACCAATGGTGTTCTCAGATACGAGAAAATATTTGGCAGAACATTTGTCAGTACAGGAGGGCTCGATACTACAAAG GAGTTTGTAGCACAACTGGACTTAAAGCCTGGTCAGATTGTGTTGGATGTAGGTTGTGGTATAGGGGGCAGTGCTTTCTATATGGTCAAG gagTTTGGAGTTCAGGTAGTTGCAATAGATTTATCAGCAAATATGATCAACATTGGTATAGAGAGAGCCAAAGAAGTTGGTGCTTCTGAAGAT GAAGTACAGTTTGAAATAGCAGATGCCACAAAACGAGAGTACAAGCCTGAGTCTTTTGATGTTATATACAGTCGTGACACTATTCTACATATACCTGACAAACTTGCATTATTTAAACAGTTCTAT AGATGGTTGAAGGTCGGAGGAAAAGTGTTTATCTCAGATTATTGTTGTAGtgatggtgaacattctgaacattTCAAAGCCTACGTAAAACAGAGAGGGTATAACCTACTTTCACCTCGGAGATACGGCGAG GTTTTAGAAGCTGCAGGGTTTTCCAATGTTAGGGCACAAGATAGAACAGATTTATTTGTACAGAGTTTGGAGAAAGAACTTGTTGTAGCTGAAGGTGTAAAGAAAGAATTCCTTCAG GAGTTTTCTCAAGAAGATTTTGACTATATCATAAATGGATGGAAAGACAAGTTAGGTCGAACAAAAGACCAACGCTGGGGTGTTTTCTATGGAGAAAAACATTGA
- the LOC123548662 gene encoding uncharacterized protein LOC123548662 isoform X1, with protein MGDIGTFMKGHGSRPQQAADDGKGVREAMTNFWAEHSKEASLVEMMLDTNAEELTVHELPEILSYLPSFEGKDVVELGAGIGRFTTELAVKAKSVVAVDFMEKFIEKNRETNSKYSNIDFKCADVTKLNLDSNSCDLVFSNWLMMYLEEEEVQSLMKRELLWLREGGYIFARESCFEQSGNKKRSNNPTKYRDPALYMAMFTMLTIPTENEDEVFGFELVLSKPVSSYIKMKNNENQVIWLLQKCRRKAGNDGHGYATFQDFLDNQQYSTNGVLRYEKIFGRTFVSTGGLDTTKEFVAQLDLKPGQIVLDVGCGIGGSAFYMVKEFGVQVVAIDLSANMINIGIERAKEVGASEDEVQFEIADATKREYKPESFDVIYSRDTILHIPDKLALFKQFYRWLKVGGKVFISDYCCSDGEHSEHFKAYVKQRGYNLLSPRRYGEVLEAAGFSNVRAQDRTDLFVQSLEKELVVAEGVKKEFLQEFSQEDFDYIINGWKDKLGRTKDQRWGVFYGEKH; from the exons GAGTACGAGAGGCTATGACAAATTTTTGGGCTGAACATTCAAAAGAAGCTTCACTGGTAGAAATGATGTTGGACACAAATGCTGAGGAACTTACAGTGCATGAGTTACCGGAAATACTCTCATACCTGCCGTCATTTGAGGGCAAAGATGTTGTAGAATTAGGAGCTGGTATAGG ACGTTTTACAACAGAACTTGCTGTGAAAGCTAAGAGTGTAGTAGCAGTAGATTTTATGGAAAAATTCATCGAGAAGAACCGAGAAACAAATTCTAAATATTCCAACATCGACTTCAAATGTGCAGATGTTACAAAGCTTAATCTTGACAGCAACAG CTGTGATTTAGTATTTTCTAACTGGTTGATGATGTACCTAGAGGAGGAAGAAGTCCAAAGTCTCATGAAGCGGGAGTTGCTATGGTTACGAGAGGGAGGGTACATTTTTGCTAGAGAATCGTGTTTCGAACAGTCAG GTAACAAGAAGCGGTCAAACAATCCAACTAAGTATCGGGATCCAGCATTGTATATGGCCATGTTTACAATGCTCACAATACCTACAGAAAATGAAGATGAAGTTTTTGGTTTTGAACTTGTGCTTTCAAAACCAGTCAGTTCATATATAAAG aTGAAGAACAATGAGAATCAGGTGATTTGGTTGTTACAGAAGTGTAGACGGAAAGCGGGAAATGACGGCCACGGTTATGCTACATTCCAGGACTTCCTTGACAACCAGCAGTACTCAACCAATGGTGTTCTCAGATACGAGAAAATATTTGGCAGAACATTTGTCAGTACAGGAGGGCTCGATACTACAAAG GAGTTTGTAGCACAACTGGACTTAAAGCCTGGTCAGATTGTGTTGGATGTAGGTTGTGGTATAGGGGGCAGTGCTTTCTATATGGTCAAG gagTTTGGAGTTCAGGTAGTTGCAATAGATTTATCAGCAAATATGATCAACATTGGTATAGAGAGAGCCAAAGAAGTTGGTGCTTCTGAAGAT GAAGTACAGTTTGAAATAGCAGATGCCACAAAACGAGAGTACAAGCCTGAGTCTTTTGATGTTATATACAGTCGTGACACTATTCTACATATACCTGACAAACTTGCATTATTTAAACAGTTCTAT AGATGGTTGAAGGTCGGAGGAAAAGTGTTTATCTCAGATTATTGTTGTAGtgatggtgaacattctgaacattTCAAAGCCTACGTAAAACAGAGAGGGTATAACCTACTTTCACCTCGGAGATACGGCGAG GTTTTAGAAGCTGCAGGGTTTTCCAATGTTAGGGCACAAGATAGAACAGATTTATTTGTACAGAGTTTGGAGAAAGAACTTGTTGTAGCTGAAGGTGTAAAGAAAGAATTCCTTCAG GAGTTTTCTCAAGAAGATTTTGACTATATCATAAATGGATGGAAAGACAAGTTAGGTCGAACAAAAGACCAACGCTGGGGTGTTTTCTATGGAGAAAAACATTGA
- the LOC123548662 gene encoding uncharacterized protein LOC123548662 isoform X5: MTNFWAEHSKEASLVEMMLDTNAEELTVHELPEILSYLPSFEGKDVVELGAGIGRFTTELAVKAKSVVAVDFMEKFIEKNRETNSKYSNIDFKCADVTKLNLDSNSCDLVFSNWLMMYLEEEEVQSLMKRELLWLREGGYIFARESCFEQSGNKKRSNNPTKYRDPALYMAMFTMLTIPTENEDEVFGFELVLSKPVSSYIKMKNNENQVIWLLQKCRRKAGNDGHGYATFQDFLDNQQYSTNGVLRYEKIFGRTFVSTGGLDTTKEFVAQLDLKPGQIVLDVGCGIGGSAFYMVKEFGVQVVAIDLSANMINIGIERAKEVGASEDEVQFEIADATKREYKPESFDVIYSRDTILHIPDKLALFKQFYRWLKVGGKVFISDYCCSDGEHSEHFKAYVKQRGYNLLSPRRYGEVLEAAGFSNVRAQDRTDLFVQSLEKELVVAEGVKKEFLQEFSQEDFDYIINGWKDKLGRTKDQRWGVFYGEKH; encoded by the exons ATGACAAATTTTTGGGCTGAACATTCAAAAGAAGCTTCACTGGTAGAAATGATGTTGGACACAAATGCTGAGGAACTTACAGTGCATGAGTTACCGGAAATACTCTCATACCTGCCGTCATTTGAGGGCAAAGATGTTGTAGAATTAGGAGCTGGTATAGG ACGTTTTACAACAGAACTTGCTGTGAAAGCTAAGAGTGTAGTAGCAGTAGATTTTATGGAAAAATTCATCGAGAAGAACCGAGAAACAAATTCTAAATATTCCAACATCGACTTCAAATGTGCAGATGTTACAAAGCTTAATCTTGACAGCAACAG CTGTGATTTAGTATTTTCTAACTGGTTGATGATGTACCTAGAGGAGGAAGAAGTCCAAAGTCTCATGAAGCGGGAGTTGCTATGGTTACGAGAGGGAGGGTACATTTTTGCTAGAGAATCGTGTTTCGAACAGTCAG GTAACAAGAAGCGGTCAAACAATCCAACTAAGTATCGGGATCCAGCATTGTATATGGCCATGTTTACAATGCTCACAATACCTACAGAAAATGAAGATGAAGTTTTTGGTTTTGAACTTGTGCTTTCAAAACCAGTCAGTTCATATATAAAG aTGAAGAACAATGAGAATCAGGTGATTTGGTTGTTACAGAAGTGTAGACGGAAAGCGGGAAATGACGGCCACGGTTATGCTACATTCCAGGACTTCCTTGACAACCAGCAGTACTCAACCAATGGTGTTCTCAGATACGAGAAAATATTTGGCAGAACATTTGTCAGTACAGGAGGGCTCGATACTACAAAG GAGTTTGTAGCACAACTGGACTTAAAGCCTGGTCAGATTGTGTTGGATGTAGGTTGTGGTATAGGGGGCAGTGCTTTCTATATGGTCAAG gagTTTGGAGTTCAGGTAGTTGCAATAGATTTATCAGCAAATATGATCAACATTGGTATAGAGAGAGCCAAAGAAGTTGGTGCTTCTGAAGAT GAAGTACAGTTTGAAATAGCAGATGCCACAAAACGAGAGTACAAGCCTGAGTCTTTTGATGTTATATACAGTCGTGACACTATTCTACATATACCTGACAAACTTGCATTATTTAAACAGTTCTAT AGATGGTTGAAGGTCGGAGGAAAAGTGTTTATCTCAGATTATTGTTGTAGtgatggtgaacattctgaacattTCAAAGCCTACGTAAAACAGAGAGGGTATAACCTACTTTCACCTCGGAGATACGGCGAG GTTTTAGAAGCTGCAGGGTTTTCCAATGTTAGGGCACAAGATAGAACAGATTTATTTGTACAGAGTTTGGAGAAAGAACTTGTTGTAGCTGAAGGTGTAAAGAAAGAATTCCTTCAG GAGTTTTCTCAAGAAGATTTTGACTATATCATAAATGGATGGAAAGACAAGTTAGGTCGAACAAAAGACCAACGCTGGGGTGTTTTCTATGGAGAAAAACATTGA
- the LOC123548662 gene encoding uncharacterized protein LOC123548662 isoform X2: protein MSQMVFRGKLLPFSGVREAMTNFWAEHSKEASLVEMMLDTNAEELTVHELPEILSYLPSFEGKDVVELGAGIGRFTTELAVKAKSVVAVDFMEKFIEKNRETNSKYSNIDFKCADVTKLNLDSNSCDLVFSNWLMMYLEEEEVQSLMKRELLWLREGGYIFARESCFEQSGNKKRSNNPTKYRDPALYMAMFTMLTIPTENEDEVFGFELVLSKPVSSYIKMKNNENQVIWLLQKCRRKAGNDGHGYATFQDFLDNQQYSTNGVLRYEKIFGRTFVSTGGLDTTKEFVAQLDLKPGQIVLDVGCGIGGSAFYMVKEFGVQVVAIDLSANMINIGIERAKEVGASEDEVQFEIADATKREYKPESFDVIYSRDTILHIPDKLALFKQFYRWLKVGGKVFISDYCCSDGEHSEHFKAYVKQRGYNLLSPRRYGEVLEAAGFSNVRAQDRTDLFVQSLEKELVVAEGVKKEFLQEFSQEDFDYIINGWKDKLGRTKDQRWGVFYGEKH from the exons ATGAGCCAAATGGTATTTAGGGGCAAGTTGCTTCCATTTTCAG GAGTACGAGAGGCTATGACAAATTTTTGGGCTGAACATTCAAAAGAAGCTTCACTGGTAGAAATGATGTTGGACACAAATGCTGAGGAACTTACAGTGCATGAGTTACCGGAAATACTCTCATACCTGCCGTCATTTGAGGGCAAAGATGTTGTAGAATTAGGAGCTGGTATAGG ACGTTTTACAACAGAACTTGCTGTGAAAGCTAAGAGTGTAGTAGCAGTAGATTTTATGGAAAAATTCATCGAGAAGAACCGAGAAACAAATTCTAAATATTCCAACATCGACTTCAAATGTGCAGATGTTACAAAGCTTAATCTTGACAGCAACAG CTGTGATTTAGTATTTTCTAACTGGTTGATGATGTACCTAGAGGAGGAAGAAGTCCAAAGTCTCATGAAGCGGGAGTTGCTATGGTTACGAGAGGGAGGGTACATTTTTGCTAGAGAATCGTGTTTCGAACAGTCAG GTAACAAGAAGCGGTCAAACAATCCAACTAAGTATCGGGATCCAGCATTGTATATGGCCATGTTTACAATGCTCACAATACCTACAGAAAATGAAGATGAAGTTTTTGGTTTTGAACTTGTGCTTTCAAAACCAGTCAGTTCATATATAAAG aTGAAGAACAATGAGAATCAGGTGATTTGGTTGTTACAGAAGTGTAGACGGAAAGCGGGAAATGACGGCCACGGTTATGCTACATTCCAGGACTTCCTTGACAACCAGCAGTACTCAACCAATGGTGTTCTCAGATACGAGAAAATATTTGGCAGAACATTTGTCAGTACAGGAGGGCTCGATACTACAAAG GAGTTTGTAGCACAACTGGACTTAAAGCCTGGTCAGATTGTGTTGGATGTAGGTTGTGGTATAGGGGGCAGTGCTTTCTATATGGTCAAG gagTTTGGAGTTCAGGTAGTTGCAATAGATTTATCAGCAAATATGATCAACATTGGTATAGAGAGAGCCAAAGAAGTTGGTGCTTCTGAAGAT GAAGTACAGTTTGAAATAGCAGATGCCACAAAACGAGAGTACAAGCCTGAGTCTTTTGATGTTATATACAGTCGTGACACTATTCTACATATACCTGACAAACTTGCATTATTTAAACAGTTCTAT AGATGGTTGAAGGTCGGAGGAAAAGTGTTTATCTCAGATTATTGTTGTAGtgatggtgaacattctgaacattTCAAAGCCTACGTAAAACAGAGAGGGTATAACCTACTTTCACCTCGGAGATACGGCGAG GTTTTAGAAGCTGCAGGGTTTTCCAATGTTAGGGCACAAGATAGAACAGATTTATTTGTACAGAGTTTGGAGAAAGAACTTGTTGTAGCTGAAGGTGTAAAGAAAGAATTCCTTCAG GAGTTTTCTCAAGAAGATTTTGACTATATCATAAATGGATGGAAAGACAAGTTAGGTCGAACAAAAGACCAACGCTGGGGTGTTTTCTATGGAGAAAAACATTGA
- the LOC123548662 gene encoding uncharacterized protein LOC123548662 isoform X4 yields the protein MGLGVREAMTNFWAEHSKEASLVEMMLDTNAEELTVHELPEILSYLPSFEGKDVVELGAGIGRFTTELAVKAKSVVAVDFMEKFIEKNRETNSKYSNIDFKCADVTKLNLDSNSCDLVFSNWLMMYLEEEEVQSLMKRELLWLREGGYIFARESCFEQSGNKKRSNNPTKYRDPALYMAMFTMLTIPTENEDEVFGFELVLSKPVSSYIKMKNNENQVIWLLQKCRRKAGNDGHGYATFQDFLDNQQYSTNGVLRYEKIFGRTFVSTGGLDTTKEFVAQLDLKPGQIVLDVGCGIGGSAFYMVKEFGVQVVAIDLSANMINIGIERAKEVGASEDEVQFEIADATKREYKPESFDVIYSRDTILHIPDKLALFKQFYRWLKVGGKVFISDYCCSDGEHSEHFKAYVKQRGYNLLSPRRYGEVLEAAGFSNVRAQDRTDLFVQSLEKELVVAEGVKKEFLQEFSQEDFDYIINGWKDKLGRTKDQRWGVFYGEKH from the exons ATGGGTTTAG GAGTACGAGAGGCTATGACAAATTTTTGGGCTGAACATTCAAAAGAAGCTTCACTGGTAGAAATGATGTTGGACACAAATGCTGAGGAACTTACAGTGCATGAGTTACCGGAAATACTCTCATACCTGCCGTCATTTGAGGGCAAAGATGTTGTAGAATTAGGAGCTGGTATAGG ACGTTTTACAACAGAACTTGCTGTGAAAGCTAAGAGTGTAGTAGCAGTAGATTTTATGGAAAAATTCATCGAGAAGAACCGAGAAACAAATTCTAAATATTCCAACATCGACTTCAAATGTGCAGATGTTACAAAGCTTAATCTTGACAGCAACAG CTGTGATTTAGTATTTTCTAACTGGTTGATGATGTACCTAGAGGAGGAAGAAGTCCAAAGTCTCATGAAGCGGGAGTTGCTATGGTTACGAGAGGGAGGGTACATTTTTGCTAGAGAATCGTGTTTCGAACAGTCAG GTAACAAGAAGCGGTCAAACAATCCAACTAAGTATCGGGATCCAGCATTGTATATGGCCATGTTTACAATGCTCACAATACCTACAGAAAATGAAGATGAAGTTTTTGGTTTTGAACTTGTGCTTTCAAAACCAGTCAGTTCATATATAAAG aTGAAGAACAATGAGAATCAGGTGATTTGGTTGTTACAGAAGTGTAGACGGAAAGCGGGAAATGACGGCCACGGTTATGCTACATTCCAGGACTTCCTTGACAACCAGCAGTACTCAACCAATGGTGTTCTCAGATACGAGAAAATATTTGGCAGAACATTTGTCAGTACAGGAGGGCTCGATACTACAAAG GAGTTTGTAGCACAACTGGACTTAAAGCCTGGTCAGATTGTGTTGGATGTAGGTTGTGGTATAGGGGGCAGTGCTTTCTATATGGTCAAG gagTTTGGAGTTCAGGTAGTTGCAATAGATTTATCAGCAAATATGATCAACATTGGTATAGAGAGAGCCAAAGAAGTTGGTGCTTCTGAAGAT GAAGTACAGTTTGAAATAGCAGATGCCACAAAACGAGAGTACAAGCCTGAGTCTTTTGATGTTATATACAGTCGTGACACTATTCTACATATACCTGACAAACTTGCATTATTTAAACAGTTCTAT AGATGGTTGAAGGTCGGAGGAAAAGTGTTTATCTCAGATTATTGTTGTAGtgatggtgaacattctgaacattTCAAAGCCTACGTAAAACAGAGAGGGTATAACCTACTTTCACCTCGGAGATACGGCGAG GTTTTAGAAGCTGCAGGGTTTTCCAATGTTAGGGCACAAGATAGAACAGATTTATTTGTACAGAGTTTGGAGAAAGAACTTGTTGTAGCTGAAGGTGTAAAGAAAGAATTCCTTCAG GAGTTTTCTCAAGAAGATTTTGACTATATCATAAATGGATGGAAAGACAAGTTAGGTCGAACAAAAGACCAACGCTGGGGTGTTTTCTATGGAGAAAAACATTGA